One Streptosporangium sp. NBC_01495 DNA window includes the following coding sequences:
- a CDS encoding sterol carrier family protein, with the protein MEGVPPHKPDTAKVRAALDTQLSALDEPPYDGPGGLAALLGACVSVVLRAFGREVRPEREITRFAVRHLLDELATAAPGRTVEVRVPPYAAVQCVEGPRHTRGTPPNVVETDARTWLELATGGLTWSEAMAAGKIAASGARADLSGHLPLR; encoded by the coding sequence ATGGAGGGCGTGCCACCTCACAAACCCGACACGGCCAAGGTCCGCGCCGCCCTCGACACCCAGCTGAGCGCCCTCGACGAGCCGCCCTACGACGGGCCCGGGGGGCTCGCGGCACTGCTGGGCGCCTGCGTGAGCGTGGTGCTGCGAGCCTTCGGGCGAGAGGTCCGCCCGGAACGGGAGATCACTCGCTTCGCCGTACGGCACCTGCTGGACGAGCTGGCGACGGCCGCGCCTGGCAGGACCGTCGAGGTCCGGGTCCCGCCCTACGCGGCGGTGCAGTGCGTCGAGGGCCCCCGCCATACCCGGGGCACCCCGCCCAACGTGGTGGAGACCGACGCGCGCACCTGGCTGGAACTCGCCACCGGCGGCCTGACCTGGTCCGAGGCGATGGCCGCCGGCAAGATCGCGGCGAGCGGGGCCCGCGCCGACCTGTCCGGCCACCTGCCTCT